The stretch of DNA GTTCCACTTCCGTCGGGATTATCTCCGAAGGGACCGGCCCCAACTGCATTTCCAGTTCCACCTAAACCATACTCACCTGGAGTGCTCGACGCCAAAGAGTCGGTGCGCGTGAATACCTCAGGAGTAGCAATAACGGGGACGCCTGCTTGCGATTGTGAAGCAAAGCATTTTGCAGGAATCGAAGCCATTTGGGCTGTTATCTCGTTATTGCAAGGCTTAGGAGGATTCCTAAGTGCTTCATCCGGCAGCACAATGTGACCACGCTTTGGTGAAGCCAGCGATTTTCCTAACCTGACGGGCGCGATTATGTTTGGTGTCTGCGAAAGCTGCGCTTGCTGGTAGGGCTGGGGTAGAGGCGGCTTCCTCATTTGAATCAGTTCAACATTCAATCTTGGAGGAGGACCTTCCAAATGTCGCAAGCTAGCTTCAACACTCTTCGGCTCGCCGAAAAGCCCCCAGAGCTGAACTATAGCCAATGCGAAAGCATGAAGTACTACTGACCCCAAGAACGCAAGCGCAATATTCCGATGTTTTTTAATTTTGGCAGTAAAATTTGCCATTGGAACTTATTATCGGTCCTTTGATTTTGATTGGGTATAAACACCACGTTGCTGGCGAGCATCCCTGCTATTAATTTCCTCAGTAGCCAGGGATACATGATGCAAACCAACTAGCCGAGCGGCATCCATTACCCAAATTACAGAGCCATACGAGGCTTTTTTATCTGCCCGGATGACAACCACCTTCTGCGGTTGCGGAAGTTTTCGGGCGGCGCTCATTAAAGCATTAACGAGATCCGCAGGGCGAACAGGCCGACCACCCATCAACATATGCCCTTGTTCGTTGATGGTTACAGTGATTTCACCCGATGTTTCAGCCTTGCGTGTACTAGTGACGGCGGGCGGAAGGTTAACTTTCATCGACGGCTCAGCAATGAAAAACGTAGCCGTCACCATAAAAATGATGAGTAGCACCAACATCACATCGGTCAAAGGGGTGATGTTTATATCTGTAATTAAGCTATTTTCGTGTTTTATATTCCAGTCGTTCTGCCGCATCTTTACCATTCGAGACTAGAAGGTCAAGCAACTCCAACCCGGCAATCTCCTCTCGGTGCAAAATTCGCCTCTGCCAAATTACAAACGCGTTGTATGCAATTACCGCAATGATTGCGACAAATAATCCCGCCGCGGTGGCAACAAGTGCCTCGGATATCCCTGTGGCTACGACAGCAGGTCCCGCTGCACCCACCCGGCCAATATCCCTAAAGGCGCGAATGATGCCTAATACGGTGCCAAAAAGTCCAATGAAAGGTGCGATGCTGCCAATGGTGCCAACTATTCCTAGGTATGAGTTTAGCCTCAAATTCTCCTCACCAAGAACAGTTTGAAGGCGATTCTCCAAAACCTCCCGGGGTTCTCCTCTTGAATTAATAAGCACTTCCATTGCTCGATTGGCAGGACCAGGGTGCTTTAACCAATTCATAGCGTCCTTTTCTCCGGCCAGCACCGCCTTTGCCCAAGCTAGAGCTTCTTCGATATTGCAGTCCACCTTAAAGAAGACAAACAAGCGCTCCAGAGTTACCGCAATTGTCAACAGCGAACATAGCCCAAGCGGGTACATTACGATTCCACCATGTTTTAGTAACTCGAACATTATCTAGTTTGCCTCCCTATATTTAAACTGCTCAAGGTCTCCTGCCGCGCGCCAAATAGAATTCAGGTTCGTCGATAACCTCAACATCAATAAGATTTACCGAAGCCAAAAGAACTGACATCACATCCGGAGGAGGCACCCTATCCTCCTCCACTGGACCACCAACTTCGCGGTGGAGTTTGTTTACCGCCTCACGACCAATGGGATGCGAAACTACCAGGACTCCTCCAGGTCGAAGCACGCGAACCA from Armatimonadota bacterium encodes:
- a CDS encoding energy transducer TonB codes for the protein MANFTAKIKKHRNIALAFLGSVVLHAFALAIVQLWGLFGEPKSVEASLRHLEGPPPRLNVELIQMRKPPLPQPYQQAQLSQTPNIIAPVRLGKSLASPKRGHIVLPDEALRNPPKPCNNEITAQMASIPAKCFASQSQAGVPVIATPEVFTRTDSLASSTPGEYGLGGTGNAVGAGPFGDNPDGSGTMQQGGEPVVPPNPKKVSEAEPPPPPPPPSKVVTLEKSTPPEGPTCGPKLLEWKDPPYPELARQEGRQGTVVLRTKIDIDGRPKQVEVAVSSGSEILDRAAIEYMKLAKFSPALKDGNPIPAVITFRVRFKLNPNAH
- a CDS encoding biopolymer transporter ExbD codes for the protein MRQNDWNIKHENSLITDINITPLTDVMLVLLIIFMVTATFFIAEPSMKVNLPPAVTSTRKAETSGEITVTINEQGHMLMGGRPVRPADLVNALMSAARKLPQPQKVVVIRADKKASYGSVIWVMDAARLVGLHHVSLATEEINSRDARQQRGVYTQSKSKDR
- a CDS encoding MotA/TolQ/ExbB proton channel family protein: MFELLKHGGIVMYPLGLCSLLTIAVTLERLFVFFKVDCNIEEALAWAKAVLAGEKDAMNWLKHPGPANRAMEVLINSRGEPREVLENRLQTVLGEENLRLNSYLGIVGTIGSIAPFIGLFGTVLGIIRAFRDIGRVGAAGPAVVATGISEALVATAAGLFVAIIAVIAYNAFVIWQRRILHREEIAGLELLDLLVSNGKDAAERLEYKTRK